A single Pedobacter sp. PACM 27299 DNA region contains:
- the traM gene encoding conjugative transposon protein TraM, giving the protein METKKRMTTGKILLFLPVLIILLLAFTFSYLGGGKSAAGLNQQKVKAGMNTNLPDANINKDEPKDKLGFYDLADNDSSGHNKSGSIQDVGGRLGFTAESTQPQTKEINAKLEALNKEINKPVETGYKSSSFQQGVQGSSIKNDVDRLENLMKTMQNNKTEDPEMTQLNGLMQNILDIQHPERVQQKYKNQPVFTDSIFKAIPATIADNKKAVQGATVRVILQDTMSINGMVIPKGHALFGACQIVNQRLLLDIKLIRLGTSIIPVNLSVYSLDGMIGIDAPEAMFGDALNGGADNAIRGIGFGFDQTLVTQVAGAGIEAAKGLMNKKLRNVKVKLHAGKAILLRNNDLKVR; this is encoded by the coding sequence ATGGAAACTAAAAAACGAATGACCACAGGAAAAATATTACTATTTCTCCCGGTTTTGATTATCCTTTTACTTGCTTTTACATTTTCCTACTTAGGCGGTGGTAAAAGTGCTGCCGGCCTTAACCAGCAAAAAGTTAAAGCTGGAATGAATACCAATTTACCTGATGCAAATATTAACAAGGACGAACCCAAGGACAAATTAGGCTTCTACGACTTGGCTGATAACGATTCTTCTGGTCATAATAAATCTGGTAGTATTCAGGACGTTGGAGGACGCTTGGGATTTACCGCTGAATCAACCCAGCCGCAGACTAAAGAAATTAATGCAAAACTCGAAGCATTGAACAAAGAAATTAATAAGCCTGTAGAAACTGGTTACAAATCGAGTTCATTTCAGCAAGGTGTACAGGGATCATCGATTAAAAATGATGTTGATCGGTTGGAAAACCTAATGAAGACCATGCAGAACAATAAAACCGAAGATCCTGAAATGACCCAGCTTAATGGACTAATGCAAAATATACTGGATATTCAGCATCCTGAGCGTGTTCAGCAGAAATACAAAAATCAGCCTGTTTTTACTGACAGTATTTTTAAAGCTATTCCAGCGACAATTGCTGACAATAAAAAAGCTGTACAAGGAGCTACCGTTAGAGTCATCCTGCAAGATACGATGAGTATAAACGGTATGGTAATCCCAAAAGGTCATGCACTTTTTGGAGCTTGTCAGATTGTTAATCAGCGTTTATTACTGGATATCAAGCTAATTCGGTTGGGTACTTCTATTATCCCAGTAAACCTTTCGGTATATAGCTTGGATGGGATGATTGGTATTGATGCCCCTGAAGCTATGTTTGGCGATGCACTTAACGGTGGGGCTGATAATGCGATTCGGGGAATAGGATTTGGTTTTGACCAAACGCTGGTAACGCAAGTTGCAGGAGCTGGAATAGAAGCTGCAAAAGGTTTGATGAACAAGAAATTGCGAAATGTCAAGGTAAAGCTCCATGCAGGCAAAGCTATCCTCTTACGTAATAACGATTTAAAAGTACGTTAA
- a CDS encoding DUF4133 domain-containing protein — MASVYQINKGVSKPIMFKGLKAQYIAYLAIGLVLLLLGFAIGYILKVGLFILMPVVGILGSALFFAVFRLSHRFGEHGLMKFLAKRNLPTHIQFRSRRLFTQLKQH; from the coding sequence ATGGCAAGCGTGTATCAAATTAACAAAGGCGTTTCCAAGCCGATCATGTTCAAAGGACTAAAGGCACAGTACATTGCATATTTAGCCATTGGCCTGGTATTATTACTGCTTGGCTTTGCTATCGGTTATATTCTAAAGGTTGGGTTGTTTATCCTTATGCCAGTAGTTGGCATATTAGGATCAGCACTTTTTTTCGCTGTTTTCCGTCTCAGCCACCGTTTCGGAGAACATGGCTTAATGAAGTTTCTTGCTAAAAGAAATTTACCTACCCACATCCAATTCCGATCCCGCAGACTTTTCACCCAACTTAAACAGCATTAA
- a CDS encoding TraG family conjugative transposon ATPase yields the protein MVEASNIFPIWKVENNCILSMHGDITIVYKASLPEIFTLSERDYETYHQALTRAIKLLPQHSIFHKQDWFIASNYKADFQKDDQSFLTKSSEKFFNERPFLEHECFIYLTKKPAGRKLSSSVYNNILRKTIVPVQTIDPVLIGDFLDAAGQFESVLKDSGFVSLQRLNDDELAGTANKAGIIERYCFLLAKEQMPVIRDVHIKDGIHVGDKKVEVYSLSDTEDLPALCGSRINYDKYSTDRTKFSIGFASPLGALLNCNHILNQYVFIEDAQKTIKRLESKKLRLQSLSAYSRENSINRNATNDFLNEAIASGRLPVKAHFNVMAWSDNQAKAKDLKNLVSSAMAQMDAVAKQETDGQPQIWFAGLPGNEADFPMNDTFDTFLEQSTCFFNLETNYRSSVSQYGIRFGDRLTGNPINVDISNEPFDLGWINNRSKFCLGASGSGKSFLLNHMLRSYYEQGSHVVVMDIGHSYRGLCELVGGYYFTYTEEDPIKFNPFYLADGEVMDTEKRESIKTLLLALWKKDDEPYRRSEYVAISNALTLYLAHLEKNPDIFPCFNSFYEYLMFEYMQVLENGKVKEKDFDIGNFLYVLNPYYKGGEFDYLLNATENLDMLHERFIVFELDNLKEHPILFGVTVMVIMELVISKMRKLKGIRKIMLIEECWKAIIKPGTAEYIRYLFKTMRKFYGEPIVVTQEIEDIISSPIVKNAIINNSDCKILLDQSKYENKFEIIQELLGLTDKEKAQVLSLNKANDPARKYKEVFISLGNGHSKVYRTEVSIEEYLAYSTEEREKLLVHEYAAKYGGILKGIGILAQEIRDGKRI from the coding sequence ATGGTAGAAGCATCAAACATATTTCCGATCTGGAAAGTGGAAAATAACTGTATTCTTTCCATGCACGGCGACATCACTATTGTGTATAAAGCATCTTTGCCAGAGATTTTTACCCTTTCTGAACGGGATTATGAAACCTATCATCAGGCATTAACTAGGGCTATTAAACTCCTTCCGCAGCATAGCATTTTTCATAAACAAGATTGGTTTATAGCATCAAATTATAAGGCGGATTTTCAGAAGGACGATCAAAGTTTTCTAACCAAATCCAGCGAGAAATTCTTTAATGAAAGACCATTTCTGGAGCATGAGTGCTTTATCTATTTAACGAAGAAACCAGCAGGAAGAAAACTTTCCAGCTCTGTTTACAATAATATCTTGCGCAAGACCATAGTGCCTGTTCAAACCATTGATCCTGTTTTGATTGGGGATTTTTTGGATGCAGCAGGCCAGTTCGAAAGTGTTTTAAAAGATAGCGGGTTTGTGTCCCTACAAAGGCTTAATGACGATGAGCTTGCGGGTACAGCTAATAAAGCGGGCATCATCGAACGTTACTGTTTTTTATTGGCCAAGGAACAAATGCCAGTAATTCGTGATGTGCATATCAAAGATGGCATTCATGTGGGTGACAAAAAAGTAGAAGTCTATTCTCTTTCAGACACCGAAGACCTGCCTGCCTTATGTGGAAGTCGTATAAATTATGATAAGTATTCTACTGATCGTACCAAATTTAGTATCGGTTTTGCCAGTCCATTGGGGGCGCTATTAAACTGTAATCACATCCTTAATCAATATGTGTTTATCGAAGATGCGCAGAAAACTATTAAACGATTGGAGTCAAAAAAACTAAGACTTCAATCCTTATCAGCCTATTCGCGGGAAAATTCGATCAACCGTAACGCTACCAATGACTTTTTAAATGAAGCTATTGCTTCGGGCAGATTGCCTGTAAAAGCTCATTTTAATGTGATGGCTTGGTCTGACAATCAGGCAAAGGCAAAGGATTTAAAAAATCTTGTCTCTTCAGCAATGGCTCAAATGGATGCAGTTGCAAAACAGGAAACCGACGGACAACCACAAATATGGTTTGCAGGATTGCCAGGAAATGAAGCAGATTTTCCCATGAACGACACATTCGACACGTTTTTAGAACAATCTACCTGCTTCTTTAATCTGGAAACCAACTACAGATCATCAGTTAGTCAATATGGTATTCGGTTTGGTGATCGCCTTACCGGAAATCCTATAAACGTTGATATCAGTAATGAGCCGTTCGATCTTGGTTGGATTAATAACCGATCAAAATTTTGCTTGGGTGCAAGCGGTTCGGGAAAGAGTTTTCTACTCAATCATATGCTTAGAAGCTATTATGAACAAGGTTCTCACGTGGTAGTGATGGACATTGGACACAGCTACAGGGGGCTATGTGAATTAGTAGGAGGATATTATTTTACGTATACAGAGGAAGATCCGATAAAATTTAACCCTTTCTATTTAGCAGACGGGGAGGTGATGGATACCGAGAAACGGGAGAGCATTAAAACACTTCTCTTGGCACTTTGGAAAAAAGATGATGAACCTTATCGCCGTTCTGAATATGTCGCCATATCCAATGCCTTAACTCTTTATCTAGCTCATTTAGAAAAGAACCCAGATATATTCCCCTGCTTCAATAGCTTCTATGAGTACTTAATGTTCGAGTATATGCAGGTGCTAGAGAACGGAAAAGTTAAAGAGAAAGATTTTGACATTGGTAATTTCCTGTATGTTCTCAATCCCTACTATAAAGGTGGTGAATTTGATTACCTGCTCAATGCAACCGAGAACCTGGATATGCTTCACGAAAGATTCATTGTCTTTGAACTGGACAATTTGAAGGAGCATCCCATTTTATTTGGCGTGACCGTTATGGTCATCATGGAGCTTGTGATCTCCAAGATGCGTAAGCTTAAAGGTATCCGCAAAATAATGCTCATTGAGGAATGTTGGAAAGCGATCATAAAACCCGGAACTGCTGAATATATCCGCTATTTATTCAAAACCATGCGGAAGTTCTATGGGGAGCCAATTGTGGTGACTCAGGAGATTGAAGATATCATCAGCTCGCCAATTGTGAAAAACGCAATCATTAATAATAGTGATTGTAAAATCTTATTGGATCAAAGTAAATACGAGAACAAATTTGAGATTATCCAAGAGTTACTTGGCTTAACCGACAAGGAAAAGGCACAGGTATTATCACTCAATAAAGCAAATGATCCTGCCAGGAAGTATAAGGAGGTTTTTATCTCGTTGGGTAATGGCCATTCAAAAGTCTACCGCACTGAAGTCTCTATTGAAGAATATCTAGCCTACAGTACCGAAGAAAGAGAAAAACTATTGGTACATGAATATGCTGCAAAGTATGGGGGCATTCTTAAAGGAATAGGGATTCTAGCACAGGAGATTAGGGATGGAAAACGTATTTGA
- a CDS encoding RteC domain-containing protein, with amino-acid sequence MIKEIAEDLYKMQRIALDEIDNSSDHSITSQRKLRVQTASTFLSLLKEKVLDYSFTSQEEEINFFKVIKPKFSSLLIFYSNVERLEFDKPEGGLLHLKGYYESELKTIKRFFEGNRQIYAYYRSEDYYLDSQLFLRGVSDTPRWLCKVRVDQDERFSTAGDYIYARIIATEQIARYLEAAIAGVDFHPFSGDDIETKWTGESINLLEMAYGIYQTAQVNNGKIGLAELVRKFEKVFNVNIGRPYRRFSEIKQRKRLSRTKYLDEMVKSINKKIDDDDAFRPNLKG; translated from the coding sequence CGCATTGCACTGGATGAAATTGATAATTCGTCAGATCATTCGATCACAAGTCAACGAAAATTGCGTGTGCAAACAGCATCTACCTTTCTATCCCTATTGAAAGAAAAGGTGCTTGATTATTCATTTACTTCCCAGGAAGAAGAAATTAACTTTTTTAAAGTGATTAAGCCCAAATTCAGCAGCCTATTAATTTTCTATAGCAACGTTGAACGTTTAGAATTTGATAAACCAGAGGGTGGTTTGCTTCATTTAAAGGGTTATTATGAAAGTGAACTCAAAACCATTAAACGCTTTTTTGAAGGTAACAGGCAAATTTACGCCTATTACCGTTCTGAAGATTATTACCTAGACAGCCAATTATTTCTTCGTGGAGTTTCTGATACGCCACGGTGGTTATGTAAAGTTAGGGTAGATCAGGACGAAAGGTTCTCTACCGCTGGTGACTATATTTATGCCCGGATTATAGCAACCGAACAGATTGCCCGGTATCTTGAAGCAGCAATTGCAGGTGTTGATTTTCATCCTTTTTCAGGTGATGATATTGAAACAAAATGGACTGGTGAAAGTATTAATCTATTAGAAATGGCCTATGGAATTTATCAAACTGCCCAGGTTAATAATGGGAAAATAGGTCTTGCTGAGTTAGTGCGCAAGTTTGAAAAGGTTTTTAATGTAAATATAGGAAGGCCATATCGTAGGTTTTCGGAAATAAAACAGCGAAAACGGCTCAGTAGAACAAAGTATCTGGATGAAATGGTCAAATCAATTAATAAAAAGATAGACGACGACGATGCCTTTCGCCCGAATTTGAAAGGTTAA
- a CDS encoding DUF4134 domain-containing protein — protein sequence MVNSKKQYFAKTLLLGFTLCIYNLLYAFTVSAQSGKAGIQKAAEEVKGYFDTGGTLMYAIGAVMGIIGAVKVFNKWNAGEPDTSKVAAAWFGSCIFLVIVITVLKSFFGV from the coding sequence ATGGTCAATTCAAAAAAACAATATTTCGCAAAAACTCTGTTATTGGGCTTTACTCTCTGTATTTATAACTTATTGTATGCTTTTACCGTATCAGCCCAGAGCGGGAAAGCAGGTATACAAAAGGCCGCTGAAGAAGTAAAAGGATATTTTGATACTGGAGGTACATTAATGTACGCAATCGGAGCTGTGATGGGCATCATTGGTGCTGTCAAGGTTTTTAACAAATGGAACGCTGGAGAACCGGATACCAGCAAGGTGGCAGCCGCATGGTTTGGTTCATGTATTTTTCTTGTCATTGTCATCACGGTATTGAAATCCTTTTTCGGAGTCTGA
- the traJ gene encoding conjugative transposon protein TraJ — MKNTIVFTVVIVSLLLPFSSMAQGVGEYVGGLQKVLDGVYYEMIPLCSDLTSMARGIAGFGAIFYIGNRVWRNIANAEAIDFYPLMRPFALGLAILLYPSVLGVMNGILNPTISATASMVEKSDVTIKALLKRKELELKKTDKWKFLVGEDGFGDRKEWYKYTHPDDKKGDKEGWLASIGNNMRFWLDKQDYKMRQGFKTFLSEVLQVVYYAASLCLNTIRTFMLIVLAILGPFVLGFSVFDGLNHTLSVWIARYINIFLWLPIANIFGAILGKIQQNMIKLDIAEVQKSGDTSFSSADTAYLVFLIIGIAGYLCVPTVANFIIHAGGGNSILTKVNSIAGTSINMGQSVGARSLAGASAGAGMIVDRFDDARRNLANGMAEASGQDYFKDKLSGK, encoded by the coding sequence ATGAAAAACACAATAGTATTTACCGTTGTGATCGTATCACTTTTATTGCCTTTTAGCTCAATGGCTCAGGGAGTAGGTGAGTATGTAGGCGGTTTACAAAAAGTCTTAGATGGGGTTTATTATGAAATGATCCCACTATGTTCTGATCTTACCTCTATGGCCAGGGGGATAGCTGGATTTGGTGCCATCTTTTATATTGGTAATCGTGTGTGGCGCAACATTGCGAACGCCGAGGCAATAGACTTTTATCCTTTAATGCGTCCTTTCGCTCTTGGTCTTGCTATTCTTCTTTATCCGTCTGTTCTCGGTGTAATGAATGGGATACTTAATCCTACAATCTCAGCCACAGCTTCTATGGTAGAAAAGAGCGATGTTACTATAAAAGCTCTCTTAAAGCGAAAAGAACTCGAATTGAAAAAAACCGATAAATGGAAGTTTCTTGTAGGGGAAGATGGATTTGGAGATCGGAAAGAATGGTACAAGTATACCCATCCCGATGACAAGAAGGGCGACAAAGAGGGGTGGTTAGCTTCTATTGGGAATAATATGCGGTTTTGGCTTGATAAGCAAGATTACAAAATGCGACAAGGATTTAAGACTTTTTTAAGTGAGGTTTTACAAGTGGTTTATTATGCTGCCTCGCTTTGCCTCAACACAATCAGGACTTTTATGCTCATTGTTCTTGCCATTCTTGGCCCGTTTGTATTGGGGTTTTCAGTTTTTGACGGCCTCAACCATACGTTATCTGTTTGGATCGCCAGATACATTAATATTTTCTTATGGCTTCCTATAGCTAACATCTTTGGGGCAATCTTAGGTAAAATACAGCAAAATATGATCAAGCTGGATATTGCTGAAGTACAAAAATCTGGAGATACTTCATTTAGTAGTGCGGATACAGCATACCTGGTATTTTTGATCATTGGGATAGCCGGATATCTATGTGTTCCAACTGTAGCCAACTTTATTATACATGCAGGAGGTGGAAATTCAATTTTAACAAAAGTTAATTCCATTGCTGGTACATCTATAAATATGGGGCAGAGTGTCGGTGCAAGAAGTTTAGCTGGAGCCAGTGCAGGAGCAGGAATGATCGTTGACCGTTTTGACGATGCAAGGAGAAATCTTGCTAATGGAATGGCCGAAGCATCAGGGCAGGATTACTTTAAAGACAAACTTTCAGGCAAATAA
- the traK gene encoding conjugative transposon protein TraK: MFSQFRNIDTAFKHIKRFSIFLIIANAITICFTIYNNNRIIDKAYQKIFVLYNGKVLEAVASDRKSNLPVELRDHVKTFHHYFFDLSPDDKAIRASINKSLYLADESAKKQYDNLRESGYYNNLISANISQEITPDSIKLDVNVYPYQFTCYATQKLRRSSGTTLRKLLTQGFIDDIKNQTDDNPHGFLIRNWEILENRDLPPKL; encoded by the coding sequence ATGTTCAGCCAATTCAGGAATATCGACACTGCTTTCAAACACATTAAAAGATTCAGTATCTTTTTAATAATTGCAAATGCAATTACTATCTGCTTTACCATCTATAACAATAACCGAATTATTGATAAAGCATATCAAAAGATATTTGTATTGTATAATGGTAAAGTACTCGAAGCAGTAGCTTCAGATAGAAAGAGCAATCTACCAGTAGAGCTGCGGGATCACGTCAAGACATTTCATCATTATTTTTTTGATCTAAGTCCCGACGATAAAGCAATTCGGGCATCAATCAATAAATCCCTTTACCTAGCCGATGAATCAGCTAAAAAGCAGTATGACAATTTGCGGGAATCTGGTTATTATAATAATCTCATTTCTGCTAACATTAGCCAGGAAATTACACCGGATAGCATCAAACTGGATGTAAACGTATATCCCTATCAATTTACTTGTTATGCTACCCAAAAGTTAAGGAGGTCTAGCGGTACGACGCTTCGTAAGCTATTAACCCAAGGTTTTATTGACGATATCAAAAATCAGACAGATGATAATCCACACGGCTTTCTAATCCGAAATTGGGAGATTCTGGAAAACAGGGACTTACCCCCTAAACTTTAA